One region of Cheilinus undulatus linkage group 4, ASM1832078v1, whole genome shotgun sequence genomic DNA includes:
- the pld5 gene encoding inactive phospholipase D5 — protein MAGPAPQEPIKTQQKCIAIFALLCCFSVLLSLVFSSVDIWGDDEDGITEENCSRDCRIELVENIPDDLFLQVDGRPHLPLSAGFHILLDHAKHSVEVVSPVWTLNPWDLETTPSIAKQGQLLFQRLLNLKSHGVKLKIASSLTNSAELKTLAAHSAKVHYLNMTAFTRGELHSSFWIVDRTHIYIGSAYMDWRSLSKRKELGLVLYNCSCLALDLHRVFLFYWQLHDRDYIPSIWSKRVTALYGRHDALELQFNSSEASAYVSTSPEIFCAKDRTRDVDAIYQVIQSAKTFIFISVTDYLPLLSRSFRGTTVTRYWSPIDEMIREAVVLRGVKVRLLISFWKKTHPLTFNFVTSLQSLCMTLHNCSLEVRFFSHKEQKEDAQHGLNHNKYMVTDNALYIGNHDWVGSDFAINAGIGLVIKMNNGPTDRGATILERVKAAFERDWRSKFAKSLQGNKDQQSKYRHMFQKKMHMGSKEEKKWNDPLS, from the exons ACCCAGCAGAAGTGCATTGCCATCTTTGCCCTCCTCTGTTGCTTTTCTGTGCTGCTGTCTCTGGTCTTCTCATCAGTGGACATTTGGGGGGACGATGAGGATGGTATCACAGAGGAGAACTGCAGCAGAGATTGTCG CATCGAGCTTGTGGAGAATATTCCAGATGACCTCTTCCTCCAGGTGGACGGCAGACCTCACCTCCCTCTCTCGGCTGGCTTTCACATATTGTTGGACCATGCAAAGCACTCGGTGGAGGTGGTGTCACCTGTATGGACCTTAAACCCCTGGGATCTGGAAACAACCCCAAGCATAGCCAAACAG GGTCAGCTTTTGTTCCAGAGACTGCTCAACCTGAAATCTCATGGGGTTAAACTCAAGATTGCCAGCAGTCTGACTAACTCGGCTGAACTGAAGACCTTGGCAGCACACA GTGCAAAGGTTCATTACCTAAATATGACAGCTTTTACCAGAGGGGAACTCCATTCCTCATTCTGGATCGTGGATCGGACGCACATTTACATCGGGAGCGCCTACATGGACTGGAGGTCACTGTCGAAG AGGAAAGAATTGGGGCTGGTGTTGTATAactgcagctgcctggctctggaCCTCCATCGAGTCTTTTTGTTTTACTGGCAGCTCCATGACAGGGACTATATCCCCTCCATCTGGTCAAAGAGAGTTACAGCCCTCTACGGGAGGCACGATGCCTTGGAGCTGCAATTCAACTCTTCTGAGGCTTCTGCTTATGTATCT ACCTCTCCTGAAATCTTCTGTGCTAAAGATCGCACCAGAGATGTAGATGCCATCTACCAAGTCATCCAGAGTGCaaagacatttattttcatatctgTGACAGACTACCTCCCTCTGTTGAGCAGGAGTTTCAGAGGAACTACAGTCACAAG GTACTGGTCCCCTATTGATGAGATGATCAGAGAGGCTGTGGTACTCAGAGGAGTCAAAGTTCGCCTGCTGATAAGCTTCTGGAAGAAGACTCACCCTCTCACCTTTAACTTCGTCACCTCCCTTCAGTCACTCTGCATGACCCTACACAACTGTTCATTAGAGGTG AGGTTTTTTAGCCACAAGGAGCAAAAAGAAGATGCTCAACATGGACTAAACCACAACAAGTACATGGTGACTGACAACGCCCTGTACATTG GAAACCATGACTGGGTTGGAAGTGACTTTGCCATAAATGCAGGAATTGGCCTGGTGATTAAGATGAACAACGGTCCCACGGACAGAGGAGCGACAATCCTGGAGCGCGTCAAGGCTGCGTTTGAACGAGACTGGAGATCAAAATTCGCAAAGAGTTTGCAAGGGAACAAAGACCAGCAGAGCAAATACAGACACATGTTCCAAAAGAAAATGCACATGGGGagtaaagaggaaaagaagtgGAATGACCCTTTATCTTGA